A single window of Fodinicurvata sp. EGI_FJ10296 DNA harbors:
- the maiA gene encoding maleylacetoacetate isomerase yields MKLFTYFRSSAAFRVRIALLLKNVEHEAVYVHLRKGEQKAPSYAALNPQKFVPSLIDGPEVLNQSMAIIEYLEEKYPDPPLLPKDTLARARIRSIASTIACDIHPLNNLRVLEYLKDEAGLPQEKIDAWYRHWIDEGFSALEAILSKSDETGTFCHGGHPTVADICLVPQVYNARRMNIDLTAYPTITAINDTCMGLPAFASAAPDAQPDADS; encoded by the coding sequence ATGAAATTATTTACGTACTTCAGATCTTCAGCCGCTTTCAGGGTTCGTATCGCGCTGCTGCTCAAGAATGTCGAACACGAAGCCGTGTACGTCCATCTTCGAAAGGGCGAACAAAAAGCGCCGTCCTATGCGGCGCTGAACCCCCAGAAATTCGTGCCGTCCCTGATCGACGGCCCCGAGGTCCTGAACCAGTCGATGGCCATCATCGAATACCTCGAAGAAAAGTATCCGGATCCGCCCTTACTGCCAAAGGATACGCTCGCCCGGGCGCGGATACGCTCCATTGCCAGCACCATCGCCTGCGACATTCACCCTCTCAACAACCTGAGGGTGCTGGAATATTTGAAGGACGAAGCCGGCCTGCCGCAGGAAAAGATCGACGCGTGGTACCGTCACTGGATTGATGAAGGCTTCTCGGCATTGGAAGCAATTCTCTCGAAGTCGGATGAAACGGGCACCTTTTGTCATGGCGGTCACCCCACCGTTGCCGATATTTGCCTGGTCCCTCAGGTCTATAATGCCCGACGCATGAATATCGATCTGACGGCATATCCGACCATCACCGCAATCAACGACACTTGCATGGGATTGCCGGCTTTTGCTTCCGCGGCACCGGACGCCCAGCCGGATGCCGATTCCTGA
- the aroQ gene encoding type II 3-dehydroquinate dehydratase → MPNAATIMIVNGPNLNLLGVRQPDIYGTETLGDIEAACAERSATLGLECDFRQTNHEGEIVSWTHEARSNHDGIIINAGAYSHTSIAILDALRACDLPVVEVHMTNIHSRESFRHHSYISLAATGMICGFGSQGYLLALDAVARLIAEKE, encoded by the coding sequence ATGCCGAATGCCGCGACAATCATGATCGTCAATGGTCCCAATCTCAATCTGCTCGGCGTACGCCAGCCCGACATCTACGGCACAGAAACGCTTGGGGATATCGAGGCGGCCTGCGCAGAGCGTAGTGCCACATTGGGGTTGGAATGCGATTTCCGCCAGACGAACCACGAAGGTGAGATCGTCAGCTGGACCCATGAAGCAAGATCGAACCATGACGGCATTATTATCAACGCGGGTGCCTATTCGCATACTTCGATTGCAATCCTCGACGCGTTGCGGGCGTGCGACCTTCCCGTCGTGGAAGTTCACATGACTAACATACACAGCCGTGAATCGTTCCGGCACCACTCCTACATAAGCCTGGCGGCGACCGGTATGATCTGCGGGTTCGGCAGCCAGGGATACTTGCTGGCGCTCGATGCAGTGGCTCGGTTGATCGCGGAAAAAGAGTGA
- the accB gene encoding acetyl-CoA carboxylase biotin carboxyl carrier protein: MTQFNIDGDMIRTLAEILKESGLTEIEYAEGESRIRVARHVQIQATPAVPELAAAPAEPPKAETPAGPPAGAVTSPIVGTAYLASEPGAKPFVSVGDAVKAGQTVLIVEAMKVMNPIRAPKAGTVREIFVSDAQPVEFGEPLLAIE; encoded by the coding sequence ATGACGCAATTCAATATCGACGGGGACATGATCCGCACCCTCGCGGAAATCCTGAAAGAAAGCGGCCTGACCGAAATTGAGTACGCCGAGGGTGAGAGTCGCATTCGTGTGGCTCGGCACGTACAGATTCAGGCCACGCCCGCTGTCCCGGAACTGGCGGCCGCTCCCGCGGAACCGCCGAAGGCAGAAACGCCCGCCGGCCCGCCAGCTGGCGCGGTTACGTCGCCGATCGTGGGAACCGCCTATCTGGCATCGGAACCGGGAGCCAAGCCGTTCGTTTCGGTCGGTGACGCCGTCAAGGCCGGACAGACCGTTCTGATCGTGGAAGCGATGAAGGTTATGAATCCGATCCGCGCACCGAAGGCCGGAACGGTCCGTGAAATTTTCGTTAGCGATGCGCAACCTGTGGAGTTCGGTGAACCGTTACTGGCAATCGAGTGA
- the accC gene encoding acetyl-CoA carboxylase biotin carboxylase subunit, with the protein MFEKILIANRGEIALRIHRACREMGISTVVVHSTADANGMAVRFADESVCIGPPSARESYLNVPAILSAAAITGADAIHPGIGFLAENASFAQMVEEHGFAFIGPTAEHIRIMGDKISAKSAVTAAGLPVVPGSEGAITDFEDAQSLADTVGYPVLIKAASGGGGRGMRVSRGPDDLKDAFDEARSEARSAFGDDAVYMEKYLEKPRHIEVQIIADQHGNCVHLGERDCSVQRRHQKVIEEAPSPSLSADEREYIGNLAAKTARELGYRGVGTMEFLYEDGNFYFIEMNTRLQVEHPITEMITGVDLVREQIRVAAGLPLSFRQEDIVFQGHSIECRVNAENSETFAPCPGTITNLHVPGGLGVRIDSPIYAGYKIPPHYDSLLAKLIVHGANRDECLMRLKRALEEFVVEGVDTTLPLHHRLVREPEFIRGDYNIHWLERVLADRKS; encoded by the coding sequence ATGTTTGAAAAGATCCTGATCGCGAACCGCGGCGAGATCGCGTTGCGGATCCATCGGGCCTGCCGCGAGATGGGCATATCGACCGTGGTCGTCCATTCCACGGCCGACGCCAACGGTATGGCCGTGCGGTTCGCCGACGAAAGTGTCTGCATCGGACCGCCATCGGCAAGAGAGAGCTATCTCAACGTGCCGGCGATACTGTCGGCCGCCGCTATTACCGGCGCCGACGCCATTCATCCCGGCATCGGCTTCCTGGCCGAGAACGCGTCGTTTGCCCAGATGGTCGAGGAGCACGGGTTCGCCTTCATCGGACCGACAGCTGAACACATTCGTATCATGGGCGACAAGATCTCCGCGAAATCCGCGGTGACGGCGGCAGGCCTACCGGTCGTTCCGGGCTCGGAAGGCGCGATCACCGACTTCGAGGATGCGCAGTCACTGGCCGACACTGTCGGCTACCCCGTGCTGATCAAAGCCGCATCGGGCGGCGGCGGGCGCGGTATGCGGGTTTCCCGCGGGCCGGACGATCTTAAGGACGCCTTCGACGAAGCACGATCCGAGGCACGATCGGCGTTCGGGGACGACGCTGTATACATGGAGAAGTATCTCGAAAAGCCGCGTCACATCGAAGTTCAGATCATCGCCGACCAGCACGGCAACTGCGTCCACCTGGGCGAGCGCGACTGTTCGGTTCAGCGCCGTCACCAGAAGGTCATTGAAGAAGCCCCTTCGCCGAGCCTTTCGGCGGATGAGCGCGAATACATCGGCAATCTCGCGGCCAAGACGGCACGCGAACTTGGCTATCGCGGCGTCGGGACGATGGAATTCCTTTACGAGGACGGCAATTTCTATTTCATCGAGATGAATACGCGCCTCCAGGTCGAGCATCCGATCACGGAAATGATCACGGGCGTGGATCTGGTGCGCGAGCAAATTCGCGTCGCGGCCGGACTGCCGTTATCCTTCCGTCAGGAGGATATCGTGTTTCAGGGCCATTCCATCGAATGCCGGGTGAACGCCGAGAACTCGGAGACATTCGCTCCATGTCCGGGAACGATCACCAATCTCCATGTGCCGGGCGGCCTGGGCGTTCGTATCGACAGTCCCATCTATGCCGGATACAAGATTCCGCCGCACTATGACAGCCTTCTGGCGAAGCTCATTGTCCATGGCGCCAACCGCGACGAGTGCCTCATGAGGCTCAAGCGGGCTCTTGAGGAGTTCGTTGTCGAGGGTGTCGACACAACGCTGCCGCTGCATCATCGCCTGGTGAGGGAACCGGAATTCATACGCGGCGATTACAACATCCATTGGCTTGAAAGAGTTCTGGCCGATCGCAAGTCATGA
- the aat gene encoding leucyl/phenylalanyl-tRNA--protein transferase gives MSDNAADEGPPEYDASGAEARTGPVITPSLILKAYSVGLFPMAESADDPELMWIDPDIRGVIPLDDGFHVPRSLAKALRKTTLTFTIDLAFDAVMAGCAAPAPGRRSTWINRPIRNLYHELHVQGHAHSIECWQHGRDRPELVGGIYGIKLGAAFFGESMFARRTNASKMCLVRLVETLRAGGFRLFDAQFVTEHLCQFGAREMPRADYRALLTECLDCPGVWPSAGTLPRPGIAASPGTPSD, from the coding sequence GTGAGCGACAACGCGGCAGACGAAGGTCCGCCGGAATATGACGCTTCCGGCGCCGAGGCACGCACCGGGCCTGTCATCACACCCTCACTGATCCTGAAGGCATATTCCGTGGGATTGTTTCCCATGGCCGAAAGCGCGGACGACCCTGAACTGATGTGGATCGACCCGGATATCCGCGGCGTCATCCCTCTGGACGACGGCTTCCACGTGCCAAGGTCGCTGGCAAAGGCTCTTCGCAAGACCACATTGACCTTTACAATAGACCTCGCCTTCGACGCCGTGATGGCAGGGTGCGCCGCACCGGCGCCCGGCAGGCGCTCGACCTGGATCAACCGACCCATTCGCAATCTGTACCATGAGCTTCATGTGCAGGGCCATGCGCACAGCATCGAGTGTTGGCAGCATGGCCGTGACCGTCCCGAGCTGGTCGGTGGCATCTATGGGATCAAGCTTGGCGCTGCTTTCTTCGGGGAAAGCATGTTCGCTCGCAGGACCAATGCGAGCAAGATGTGTCTCGTTCGGCTGGTCGAAACCCTGCGCGCCGGCGGCTTTCGGCTATTTGACGCCCAGTTCGTGACAGAACATCTTTGCCAGTTCGGTGCTCGGGAGATGCCCCGCGCTGATTACCGGGCGCTGCTCACCGAGTGCCTTGACTGCCCCGGCGTCTGGCCATCGGCCGGGACGCTGCCGCGCCCCGGTATTGCTGCGAGCCCTGGCACCCCATCGGATTGA
- a CDS encoding DUF2155 domain-containing protein, which yields MKSLILAFGLSAILAAPVSAIAQGNAPDINNEYAVLQALDKISARVSRIVTRVGEPATFGSLTIHARACRTRPPEETPENAAFLQIVDNPPEEEEALVFSGWMYSSSPAVSALDHPVFDVWVVACADEPPLEDEDFGDTERGTVSLPNSPPLPQQPPEQTPDRPEQ from the coding sequence ATGAAATCCCTGATACTGGCATTCGGACTTTCCGCGATTCTTGCGGCGCCGGTCTCGGCGATTGCCCAGGGCAACGCCCCCGACATTAACAACGAATACGCCGTGCTTCAGGCGCTCGATAAGATCAGCGCCCGCGTTTCCCGTATCGTCACGCGGGTTGGCGAGCCGGCGACGTTCGGGTCTCTTACGATCCATGCCCGCGCCTGCAGGACACGGCCTCCGGAAGAAACGCCCGAGAACGCGGCGTTCCTGCAGATCGTCGACAACCCGCCAGAGGAGGAAGAGGCCCTTGTCTTCTCCGGCTGGATGTATTCCTCGTCGCCCGCGGTTTCGGCCCTCGACCATCCCGTATTTGACGTCTGGGTCGTTGCTTGCGCCGACGAGCCGCCGCTCGAAGACGAAGATTTTGGCGACACGGAACGCGGAACGGTTTCACTACCGAACTCGCCACCGCTGCCCCAGCAGCCGCCGGAGCAGACGCCCGACCGTCCGGAGCAGTAA
- the mlaD gene encoding outer membrane lipid asymmetry maintenance protein MlaD, which yields MSRNVIETVMGGVVLLVAAFFLVFAYTSANLGSVNGYDVTARFANADGLSVGTDVRISGVRVGSVVEHRLDPETFMAEVRLSIDPTIELPADTVAVIASEGLLGGRYMRLDVGGDPETIPADGRIIYTQSTPGLEQLIGQAIYGLQSGGDSGNATGAGESGTSVPSDDHDGNESFPSMFAD from the coding sequence ATGAGCCGCAATGTCATTGAAACCGTCATGGGGGGTGTCGTGCTCCTGGTGGCGGCCTTTTTCCTCGTCTTTGCCTACACCAGCGCCAATCTCGGTTCAGTGAACGGCTATGACGTTACTGCGCGCTTCGCGAATGCCGATGGTTTGAGCGTCGGCACAGATGTCCGCATCAGTGGCGTCCGCGTCGGTTCGGTCGTGGAGCATCGGCTCGATCCTGAAACCTTCATGGCAGAAGTGCGCCTGTCGATCGATCCCACGATCGAGCTTCCTGCGGACACCGTCGCCGTCATTGCGAGCGAGGGGCTGCTCGGTGGCCGTTACATGCGGCTGGATGTTGGCGGCGATCCCGAAACCATACCGGCGGACGGGCGAATCATCTACACGCAGTCGACGCCGGGGTTGGAGCAATTGATTGGCCAAGCCATTTATGGCCTCCAGAGTGGCGGCGATTCGGGAAATGCGACAGGCGCAGGCGAATCCGGCACATCGGTGCCATCGGATGACCACGATGGGAACGAATCCTTCCCCAGCATGTTCGCTGATTGA
- a CDS encoding NADH:ubiquinone oxidoreductase subunit NDUFA12, translating to MGGQVSGSVSSLCNELFYQVMAFDIYEWSMRAYLRYKTMRRGEFVGKDDSGNDYFVDRRTKGTRREKRWVVFNGGESEASRVPAGWHGWLHHQTDTLPSADKPFHKPWVKEHVPNLTGSVQAYHPPGSSLRAERRDKATGDYEPWVPK from the coding sequence ATGGGCGGCCAGGTCTCCGGCAGTGTATCCTCACTGTGCAACGAATTGTTCTATCAGGTCATGGCGTTCGATATATACGAATGGAGCATGCGCGCCTATCTCCGCTACAAGACGATGCGGCGTGGCGAGTTTGTCGGCAAAGACGATAGCGGCAACGACTACTTCGTCGACCGCAGGACCAAGGGCACGCGACGCGAGAAGCGTTGGGTCGTGTTCAATGGCGGTGAGTCGGAAGCCAGCCGCGTTCCAGCGGGATGGCACGGATGGCTGCACCACCAAACCGACACACTGCCGTCGGCCGACAAGCCGTTCCACAAGCCGTGGGTGAAGGAGCACGTACCGAATCTGACCGGATCGGTACAGGCATATCACCCGCCGGGCTCGTCGCTTCGCGCCGAGCGCCGTGACAAGGCGACGGGAGACTACGAGCCATGGGTCCCGAAGTGA
- a CDS encoding DMT family transporter, with translation MALRHASEADAARQRNGAPAAKVGLGIALVLLASLCLAATPTLARLAYAHGSDAATVSLARFLVSGVGFVAIMLLRGERVPGDRRLLVGGIVIGACYVVQTLAYLSSVQYVSVPVAVLVFFTFPVIAALIVRVSDGVPLTRAKWAAVIVAFSGVAVATGASPQIPDGRGLSLAFLAAVGTAAYIVYGGAIGRRSGPIVINALSLSVAAIIMTAHAVFVSAPALPHGIVGWVGLAASGLLFLAGILAFFTGLLLLDTLRATLLANSEPFFAIAIAFAILGEGLTLAQGMGALLVVVGVMLPQIAARRPVSLRSRKT, from the coding sequence ATGGCATTGAGACATGCAAGCGAAGCCGATGCGGCTCGGCAGCGAAACGGGGCTCCGGCAGCAAAGGTCGGATTGGGCATCGCGCTCGTGCTTCTGGCATCGCTCTGCCTGGCCGCGACGCCGACTCTGGCGCGGCTCGCCTATGCTCATGGAAGCGATGCGGCCACAGTCTCTCTGGCCCGATTTCTGGTATCCGGCGTCGGCTTCGTGGCGATCATGCTCCTGCGCGGCGAACGCGTCCCCGGTGACCGGCGGCTGTTGGTCGGGGGCATCGTTATCGGCGCCTGCTATGTCGTACAGACCCTCGCCTATCTCAGTTCTGTCCAGTATGTCAGCGTACCGGTTGCCGTTCTGGTCTTCTTCACATTTCCGGTCATCGCCGCCCTGATCGTTCGCGTTTCCGACGGCGTGCCGTTGACACGCGCGAAATGGGCTGCCGTCATCGTCGCTTTTTCCGGCGTCGCCGTGGCAACCGGCGCATCACCTCAAATCCCCGATGGCCGGGGGCTTTCCCTCGCCTTTCTGGCCGCCGTGGGCACGGCTGCCTATATCGTCTATGGCGGGGCCATCGGCCGCCGAAGTGGCCCGATCGTGATCAATGCCCTCTCGCTTTCCGTTGCGGCGATCATCATGACGGCCCATGCCGTTTTCGTCTCGGCGCCGGCCTTGCCGCACGGGATCGTCGGATGGGTCGGCCTGGCGGCGAGCGGGCTGCTGTTCCTGGCCGGCATTCTCGCCTTCTTCACCGGATTGCTGCTCCTGGACACGCTCCGGGCGACCCTGTTGGCGAACTCCGAACCCTTTTTCGCCATCGCCATCGCCTTTGCCATCCTCGGCGAAGGCCTCACCCTGGCGCAGGGTATGGGCGCCCTCCTCGTCGTCGTTGGCGTGATGCTACCGCAGATCGCCGCCCGGCGGCCGGTCAGTTTGCGCTCTCGCAAAACCTGA
- a CDS encoding DUF1127 domain-containing protein — MTTTSSIQPATSTARFAISDTVTAELNGRRAQAQAIAAAVGQITAPIANALRSLVRLWNEQGDVSRAYSQLKRFDDRMLADIGLDRDNLLASLQQYRAQPSDIAATSAPRVGSVEAVRTIKPANADSPNSAASSRAA, encoded by the coding sequence ATGACGACGACATCTTCCATTCAACCCGCGACCTCGACAGCGCGCTTCGCGATATCCGATACGGTTACTGCCGAACTGAATGGGCGCCGCGCGCAGGCCCAGGCCATTGCCGCCGCAGTTGGTCAGATCACGGCCCCCATCGCCAATGCTCTCCGGTCCCTGGTCCGACTTTGGAACGAGCAGGGCGACGTTTCCCGCGCCTATTCTCAGCTGAAGCGCTTTGACGACCGCATGCTCGCCGATATTGGCCTTGATCGCGACAACCTGCTGGCAAGTCTTCAGCAATACCGTGCGCAGCCCTCCGACATTGCAGCAACGTCAGCGCCGCGCGTGGGTTCGGTTGAGGCCGTCCGTACGATCAAACCCGCTAATGCTGATTCGCCGAACTCGGCCGCCTCAAGCCGGGCAGCCTAG
- a CDS encoding GGDEF domain-containing protein produces the protein MVSLTAVVPRIGPIFVPMFIVFGALAALAWADTPIPRELVRLGPALAMAMAFVLALYFKLSNVAMIVAVVVAGVFLIAADPALLPPTLGDTAVRTALVSVLLPVNLVLLTVLPDRGLLTVSGIMRMTFVLLQVGGAIIVIMTWPEIVAVGSVLAPGGLPAGIPATPLSIGGLAVFGMAIVILAILAVRRSTPLEAGTMVMAVAILAALHLQDRPDASSVMIVAAGAALAVTLLQNGYRLAFVDELTNLPGRRALEMEMSRLGGRYVVAMLDIDHFKSFNDTYGHDIGDEALRMVASHIRLVGGGGKPFRYGGEEFTVVFPGMNTDEAAEWLEDLRADIEGTPFRVRDTGARAKDGGSGKRRRGRSRRTKSLTITISIGLAARNDKHKTPEHVIKAADKALYRAKEKGRNQISK, from the coding sequence ATGGTGTCGCTTACCGCCGTGGTTCCACGCATCGGACCGATCTTCGTTCCGATGTTCATTGTTTTCGGTGCGCTTGCGGCGCTTGCGTGGGCCGACACGCCAATTCCACGTGAACTCGTCCGCCTCGGACCGGCGCTGGCCATGGCGATGGCGTTTGTTCTCGCCCTCTACTTCAAACTCAGCAATGTGGCCATGATCGTGGCCGTCGTCGTCGCCGGCGTCTTTCTGATCGCAGCAGATCCGGCCCTGCTGCCGCCGACGCTGGGTGATACTGCAGTACGCACGGCCCTGGTCAGCGTGCTCCTCCCGGTCAACCTCGTCCTTCTGACCGTCTTGCCCGATCGCGGACTCCTGACCGTATCGGGCATTATGCGTATGACCTTCGTCCTGTTGCAGGTCGGCGGGGCGATTATTGTCATCATGACGTGGCCCGAGATTGTGGCCGTGGGATCGGTGCTGGCGCCTGGCGGGCTGCCTGCCGGTATACCGGCGACGCCGCTATCGATCGGCGGGCTGGCTGTATTCGGCATGGCCATCGTCATCCTGGCAATCCTCGCCGTTCGGCGGAGCACCCCGCTGGAAGCCGGCACCATGGTAATGGCCGTCGCGATCCTTGCGGCGCTCCATCTTCAGGATCGTCCGGATGCCTCGTCCGTGATGATCGTGGCGGCCGGTGCGGCGTTGGCCGTTACCCTGCTTCAGAACGGTTACCGGCTGGCATTCGTCGATGAACTGACGAATCTTCCGGGACGGCGTGCCCTGGAAATGGAGATGAGCCGACTTGGCGGTCGATATGTCGTCGCCATGCTGGACATCGACCATTTCAAGTCGTTCAACGACACCTATGGGCACGATATCGGCGACGAAGCTCTGCGCATGGTCGCATCGCATATTCGACTTGTCGGTGGCGGGGGAAAGCCGTTCCGGTATGGGGGGGAGGAGTTTACCGTCGTCTTCCCGGGTATGAATACCGACGAGGCGGCGGAATGGCTGGAAGACCTTCGTGCCGACATCGAAGGAACGCCCTTCCGCGTTCGCGATACAGGGGCTCGCGCCAAGGACGGCGGATCGGGGAAGCGACGCCGAGGACGCTCCCGGCGAACCAAATCGCTGACGATCACCATCAGCATTGGTCTGGCCGCCCGCAACGATAAGCACAAGACGCCGGAACATGTCATTAAGGCGGCCGACAAGGCACTGTATCGCGCCAAGGAGAAAGGCCGGAATCAGATATCGAAATAG
- a CDS encoding MAPEG family protein codes for MALTVTALYAALSALLLLAYAGLVIPQRYRARVGIGDGKDAKLARAIRIHGNAAEYIPICLILIGLLEAGGAPTLALHGLGIALIAGRVAHAVGLWKTDGQSIGRGLGMVLTWLVMIVGAVWNLAYWMMA; via the coding sequence ATGGCGTTAACCGTCACCGCACTCTATGCCGCACTTTCCGCACTCCTGCTCCTGGCCTATGCCGGACTGGTCATCCCGCAACGCTACCGAGCTCGGGTTGGTATCGGCGACGGCAAGGACGCCAAACTGGCACGCGCGATACGCATTCACGGCAACGCGGCGGAATATATCCCGATCTGTCTGATCCTGATCGGGCTTCTCGAAGCTGGCGGCGCCCCGACGCTCGCGCTGCATGGGCTCGGCATCGCCTTGATCGCAGGTCGGGTGGCTCATGCGGTGGGGCTGTGGAAGACCGACGGGCAGTCAATCGGGCGTGGCCTCGGCATGGTCCTGACCTGGTTGGTCATGATCGTTGGCGCTGTCTGGAATCTTGCCTACTGGATGATGGCATAG
- a CDS encoding acyl-CoA carboxylase subunit beta produces MRDILETLDAMRAAARQGGGQRRIDAQHGKGKLSARERLEILLDDGSFEEWDMFVEHRCTDFGMDEQKIPGDGVITGYGTINGRLVFVFSQDFTVFGGSLSEAHAEKICKIMDQAMKVGAPVIGLNDSGGARIQEGVASLGGYAEVFQRNVLASGVVPQISMIMGPCAGGAVYSPAMTDFIFMVKESSYMFVTGPDVVKTVTHEVVTAEELGGAVTHTGRSGVADLAFENDVEAILNLRRFMGFLPASNRETPPVKPTDDPVDRAEPALDTLVPDNANKPYDVKELIAKVVDDGDFFELQPEFARNMIIGFGRLNGQTVGFVANQPMVLAGCLDIDSSKKAARFVRFCDAFNIPIVTFVDVPGFLPGTSQEFGGIIKHGAKLLFAFAEATVPKVTVITRKAYGGAYDVMASKHLRGDVNYAWPTAEIAVMGPKGAVEIIFRSDAGNAEKIDQRTEEYRAKFANPFVAGSRGYIDDIIMPHNTRRRLCRALAMLRDKSLSNPWKKHDNIPL; encoded by the coding sequence GAAACGCTCGACGCGATGCGCGCGGCCGCCCGCCAGGGCGGCGGCCAGCGCCGCATCGACGCGCAGCATGGCAAGGGCAAGCTGTCGGCGCGAGAGCGGCTGGAAATCCTGCTCGACGATGGATCATTCGAAGAATGGGATATGTTCGTCGAACACCGATGCACCGATTTCGGTATGGACGAGCAAAAAATTCCCGGCGATGGGGTCATTACCGGCTATGGCACCATCAACGGCCGGCTCGTTTTCGTTTTCTCGCAGGATTTTACCGTATTCGGCGGTTCCCTGAGCGAGGCCCATGCCGAAAAAATCTGCAAGATCATGGATCAGGCGATGAAGGTCGGGGCGCCGGTCATTGGTCTCAACGACAGCGGCGGTGCCCGAATTCAGGAAGGAGTCGCCAGTCTGGGTGGGTATGCCGAAGTATTCCAGCGGAATGTTCTGGCATCCGGCGTCGTCCCGCAGATCTCGATGATCATGGGGCCCTGTGCCGGTGGCGCCGTCTATTCGCCCGCAATGACGGACTTCATCTTCATGGTGAAGGAAAGCTCGTACATGTTCGTGACCGGTCCGGACGTCGTGAAGACTGTCACCCACGAGGTGGTGACCGCCGAGGAACTTGGCGGCGCGGTCACCCATACGGGCCGATCGGGGGTCGCCGATCTTGCTTTCGAAAACGATGTTGAAGCGATTCTCAACCTCAGGCGCTTCATGGGATTCCTGCCGGCTTCCAACCGCGAGACGCCGCCGGTGAAGCCCACGGACGACCCTGTCGATCGTGCCGAACCGGCCCTGGATACGCTGGTGCCGGACAATGCCAACAAGCCTTACGACGTGAAGGAACTGATCGCCAAGGTCGTGGATGATGGAGATTTCTTCGAGCTGCAGCCGGAATTCGCCCGCAACATGATCATCGGTTTCGGGCGTCTCAACGGCCAGACGGTCGGGTTCGTCGCCAATCAGCCTATGGTGCTCGCAGGCTGCCTGGATATCGACAGTTCGAAGAAGGCAGCACGATTCGTCCGCTTTTGCGATGCCTTCAACATTCCGATCGTGACCTTCGTCGATGTGCCCGGCTTTCTGCCAGGCACGAGCCAGGAATTCGGCGGCATCATCAAGCACGGCGCCAAGCTGCTGTTCGCGTTTGCCGAAGCCACCGTGCCCAAGGTGACCGTCATAACGCGCAAGGCCTATGGCGGAGCATACGACGTCATGGCATCGAAGCACCTGCGCGGCGACGTCAACTATGCGTGGCCGACGGCCGAGATCGCGGTCATGGGGCCGAAGGGGGCCGTGGAAATCATTTTCCGGTCTGACGCGGGCAACGCTGAAAAGATTGACCAGCGCACCGAAGAGTATCGAGCAAAATTCGCCAACCCGTTCGTTGCCGGTTCACGGGGTTACATCGACGACATCATCATGCCCCACAATACCCGCCGGCGTCTCTGCCGAGCATTGGCGATGCTTCGCGACAAATCGCTGTCCAATCCCTGGAAGAAGCACGACAACATACCGCTATGA